The following are encoded together in the Daphnia magna isolate NIES linkage group LG8, ASM2063170v1.1, whole genome shotgun sequence genome:
- the LOC116928990 gene encoding protein Dr1 isoform X1 produces the protein MYMLCAFFNTFWQTLKMAEAVPEEELTIPRAAMNKMIKEIVPSVRVANEARELILNCCSEFIHLLASEANEICTQQQKKTINAEHILGALDRLGFNDYRTDAEAVLKDCKAVAAKRRRQSTRLENLGIPEEELLRQQQELFAKAREEQAAAEQQQWLQLQAEAQMSLQQQQHGDALLNSEDGEYS, from the exons ATGTACATGCTATGTGCATTCTTCAACACATTTTG GCAAACACTAAAAATGGCAGAAGCTGTACCAGAAGAAGAATTGACCATTCCAAGAGCAGCTATGAACAAAATGATAAAGGAGATTGTACCCAGTGTCCGAGTTGCTAATGAAGCCAGAGAGCTGATTCTGAATTGCTGCTCAGAATTCATTCACCTTTTGGCCTCAGAGGCCAATGAAATCTGTActcaacaacagaaaaagacTATAAATGCAGAGCACATCCTTGGAG CATTGGATAGACTAGGGTTCAATGATTACCGCACTGATGCTGAGGCAGTTTTAAAAGATTGTAAAGCTGTTGCTGCCAAGAGAAGACGTCAAAGTACAAGGCTGGAAAATCTAGGAATTCCAGAAGAAGAACTATTGAGGCA GCAGCAGGAATTGTTTGCAAAAGCTAGAGAAGAACAAGCTGCTGCTGAACAACAGCAATGGCTCCAGCTTCAAGCTGAGGCCCAAATGTCCttacagcagcaacaacatgGGGATGCTCTATTAAATTCAGAAGATGGAGAatattcttaa
- the LOC116928987 gene encoding general transcription factor IIH subunit 3 has protein sequence MEDKEERIETSLVAIVIDATPAKKFASQPLDGSSMMNRIFDSLIAFGNAHLMQASHNKLAIIACNSKSTKFLYPSMDGTSRSYHNRPGQYDMFAKVDSDVRHGLGELILNDMTDNDSTKSDSLLGGAMARALSYIHRVQRELSLSHQLKPRVLVVSGSCDSALQYMTFMNVFFTAQKENVVIDCCMMDTDSGLLQQGCDITGGQYLHIPSVAGLLEYLLWVFLPSPSCRSKIVLPPPTKVDYRAACFCHHKLVDIGWVCSVCLSIFCKFSIMCTTCNTEFKLNRPAIVPAKSKKRARIE, from the exons ATGGAGGATAAAGAAG AACGAATTGAAACATCTTTGGTAGCGATCGTAATTGATGCCACACCTGCAAAAAAGTTTGCAAGCCAACCACTGGATGGATCTTCCATGATGAATAGAATTTTTGATTCACTTATTGCTTTTGGAAATGCTCACCTGATGCAGGCCTCTCACAATAAATTGGCAATCATTGCCTGCAATAGCAAATCAAC CAAATTTCTATATCCTTCCATGGATGGGACTTCCCGTTCATACCATAACAGACCTGGGCAGTATGACATGTTTGCCAAAGTTGACTCTGACGTCAGGCATGGCCTTGGAGAGCTAATCTTAAATGACATGACTGATAATGATTCTACAAAATCTGATTCCTTATTGGGAGGGGCTATGGCCCGTGCTCTGTCTTATATCCATCGTGTTCAAAGAGAACTCAGTCTAAGTCATCAATTAAAACCACGTGTCCTTGTTGTTAGTGGCAGTTGTGACAGTGCTTTGCAGTACATGACCTTCATGAACGTTTTTTTTACTGCTCAAAAGGAG AATGTTGTGATTGATTGCTGCATGATGGATACCGATTCTGGATTACTGCAGCAAGGCTGTGACATAACTGGAGGACAGTACTTACATATTCCTAGTGTTGCTGGATTGCTTGAGTATTTGTTATGGGTCTTCTTGCCAAGTCCATCTTGCAGATCAAAAATAGTCTTGCCACCTCCCACTAAGGTTGATTACAGAGCAGCTTGCTTCTGCCATCACAAGTTGGTTGACATTGGCTGGGTTTGCTCTGTCTGTCTTTCAA ttttttgcaAATTTAGCATTATGTGCACGACATGCAACACGGAATTCAAACTTAATCGGCCTGCGATCGTGCCCGCCAAATCGAAGAAGCGCGCGAGAATAGAGTAA
- the LOC116928986 gene encoding uncharacterized protein LOC116928986 isoform X1 — protein sequence MATANHREPDPESISCSSAQSPSRSPAKRATSAEQLSLIASTNKHTKALGLKSLLAEKVRGVKEFGHRLNKLGRHLSTSDQSELANGPRLLSVSSIDPDAEVPRLVRTNAFKIKQRNSVTFTSPPVTPQCSSSSLLPRSADELQPESDSDQSENSNTSFRTTLSFDVFGAIPADSSSPIPDFEQNFAISEQREANLIIVNCDRDKQKADRNEVEDRSCEDSIQPELFATLPLPLLLINDELVTAEDQSRNNKEDWNGNLLDDVSDLGDFESCSSSIPEDKAGNELEDSPFFRNRSSSESAVMGNKSSINKAKVRLNLNPRLGTETQELHRVPQAIAPNELSNNSGPSSTPQVPADTGDQQEQQQSIIVRSSSKVVIEKSTTSETLYADVDEPEEAEDPSSYQDVVHHQTWTCEENLLIVSETSDSINVPDLPLDSNTGTETCSLREVYDIENAGTLSLSSGFEQQTSDNIGLDADTSSYATELCTRSNEIVQSKIKDKFKQLDKQFSTTPEKSACPITYQQHFTRGQLDYLALEIPNLILHCTIAIKYHILSIYARENKSASTSKIGIEMPDMIHLGGSSSGHNNSATRSTNMANNGQPFTLTRHKKVEIPATSILSHAQNVARREPSDLGIPYPSASAEKESNVLRKVASLTYDLAMEQKQQVSSPRGRSALERHDLNALENFEGQMLVSNLLSSIDEDHYLRLLISSHDLRLLMGHFVNYLLNIGIICPLEDGQICDKFTVDRMYRWGRPDANSKGTPRAKEDYLPIQEHLAAFQQARLEHDAELKRIQADFRNKIKELEETIATLKKEVLVLKNRPTLEPPPYVPPPSPYSLSAPPPPPPPPPMGFSSPTYGRRPAGDAPPPPPLPPSSILSSDNLGQVGGPVPPPPPLPISSSAGQTNFPPPPPPPPPPFASTGFGGPPPPPPLPMGGPPPPPPPMMGGPPPPPPPMMGGPPPPPPPMMGGPPPPPPPPMGGPPPPPMGGLPPPPPPPIGGSVPPPPGPGVLASPPSLPAPPSGGWNFNKTVIRKNPVDPKLPMKPLYWTRILIPFQPPQAVAISSVSDGNKSLWDGLEEIAPDNWDDFSDLFSRQVVVAKPVKPKAETKPVKQQTVKILDNKRSQMVGILISSRHLDVQEVESAVYNLDTSVIDLETLQKIFELRATEDELATMRLTLEQQPEAVMDKPENFLLELANIPSFSERVACFMFQNSFYEILATITNPLNNLKLICEKLMTSVEVSRVLGIILALGNYMNGGNRQRGQADGFAIDILPKIKDVKSKDNTLTLIFYVVKVYIQKFDEKAGTSDARMPLPEPTDLDKAGHLKFEELEASLRQLNKEIEGVEQKANQVIAASEEIHLEPFKEKMESFFVQAKKSLSEEEENLIECKQRFEAVLKYFKFTPKKNSELDPKDFFGLWSTFASDFKDVWNREQQRIFKENLDKAKQVVKQKKLQASSSYAKSKTDEGTLKARLLSRKKK from the exons ATGGCAACTGCTAACCATCGTGAGCCAGATCCTGAAAGCATCAGCTGCAGCAGTGCGCAATCGCCGAGTCGTAGCCCAGCAAAGAGAGCAACATCAGCGGAACAGTTGTCGCTGATTGCAAGCACTAACAAACACACGAAGGCTCTCGGATTGAAGAGCTTGTTAGCTGAAAAAGTTCGGGGTGTAAAAGAATTTGGACATCGTTTAAATAAACTAGGCAGACATTTGTCTACTTCGGATCAATCGGAGCTAGCTAATGGCCCTCGtcttctttctgtttcttcaATCGATCCTGATGCTGAAGTGCCTCGCCTCGTCCGAACCAACGCATTTAAA ATCAAACAACGAAATTCAGTTACATTCACTTCACCCCCAGTCACGCCGCAATGCAGCAGTTCGAGCCTCTTGCCTCGATCTGCAGACGAACTGCAACCCGAATCTGATTCTGATCAGTCAGAAAACTCTAACACTTCTTTTAGAACTACATTGAGTTTTGACGTGTTTGGGGCGATTCCAGCAGATTCCAGCAGTCCCATTCCGGATTTCGAGCAAAACTTCGCAATATCTGAACAGCGAGAAGCTAATCTTATTATTGTTAACTGTGACAGAGATAAACAGAAAGCGGATAGGAATGAAGTTGAAGATCGTAGCTGCGAAGACTCTATCCAACCTGAATTATTCGCTACTTTGCCGTTGCCCCTGTTGCTAATAAATGATGAACTGGTGACCGCGGAGGATCAATCCCGTAATAACAAA GAAGACTGGAATGGCAACTTGCTCGATGATGTTAGCGACTTAGGAGACTTCGAAAGTTGCAGTTCGTCGATTCCTGAAGATAAAGCCGGGAACGAACTAGAAGACTCGCCTTTTTTCAGAAACCGAAGTAGTTCGGAATCCGCCGTGATGGGCAACAAAAGTAGCATTAATAAAGCCAAGGTACGGCTTAATTTGAATCCGCGGCTTGGAACCGAAACTCAGGAACTTCACCGAGTGCCGCAGGCTATTGCCCCAAATGAGCTTTCGAACAACAGCGGCCCGTCGTCTACACCGCAAGTTCCAGCGGACACAGGAGATcaacaagaacaacaacagAGCATTATAGTTCGTTCGTCATCCAAAGTTGTTATTGAAAAATCTACAACATCAGAAACTCTTTACGCCGATGTAGACGAGCCAGAAGAAGCAGAAGATCCTTCAAGTTACCAAGACGTCGTTCATCACCAGACCTGGACCTGCGAAGAAAATTTACTGATTGTGTCAGAGACATCGGATAGTATTAATGTCCCTGATCTTCCTTTGGACAGCAATACCGGAACCGAAACATGTAGTTTGAGAGAAGTCTATGACATTGAAAATGCTGGAACTCTTTCATTGTCAAGTGGTTTTGAACAACAAACAAGTGATAATATTGGATTGGATGCTGATACTTCGTCATATGCAACAGAGCTTTGTACAAGGTCAAATGAAATAGTACAATCCAAAATAAAGGACAAGTTCAAGCAACTTGACAAGCAATTTTCTACCACTCCAGAAAAGAGTGCATGCCCCATAACTTATCAGCAACATTTTACAAGAGGGCAGCTGGACTATCTTGCACTCGAAATCCCCAACCTGATACTTCATTGCACGATTGCAATAAAATATCATATTCTCTCAATCTATGccagagaaaacaaatca GCAAGCACTTCAAAGATTGGAATTGAGATGCCTGATATGATCCATCTTGGAGGTTCTTCATCAGGACATAACAACAGTGCTACCAGATCTACTAACATGGCAAATAATGGGCAGCCATTTACTCTTACAAGACATAAGAAGGTAGAAATTCCAGCCACTTCCATCCTAAGCCACGCGCAAAATGTGGCTAGACGAGAACCAAGTgatcttggaattccatatcCATCAG CATCTGCAGAAAAGGAGTCCAATGTATTACGGAAGGTTGCAAGCCTCACTTATGACTTGGCTATGGAACAAAAGCAGCAAGTTAGTTCACCGAGAGGGCGGTCTGCTCTCGAAAGACATGATCTCAATGCCTTAGAAAATTTTGAAG GGCAAATGCTGGTATCAAACCTGCTATCTTCTATTGATGAAGATCATTATTTAAGGCTTCTTATTAGCAGCCATGACCTGCGACTGCTGATGGGCCACTTTGTAAATTATTTATTGAACATCGGCATCATTTGCCCTTTGGAAGATGGGCAAATTTGTGACAAATTTACG GTGGACCGAATGTATAGATGGGGCCGACCTGATGCGAACAGCAAAGGAACACCTCGAGCCAAAGAAGATTACTTACCGATACAAGAACATTTGGCAGCTTTCCAACAGGCGCGACTAGAGCATGACGCAGAACTCAAACGGATACAAGCTGATTTTCGTAATAAGATAAAAGAACTGGAGGAAACGATTGCTACCTTAAAGAAAGAAGTGTTAGTCCTCAAAAATCGACCAACTCTTGAACCACCTCCTTATGTTCCGCCGCCTAGTCCTTACTCTTTAAGTGCTCCGCCGCCACCACCACCGCCACCTCCAATGGGATTTTCTTCTCCGACATACGGCAGAAGACCAGCAGGGGATGCACCTCCACCTCCACCATTACCACCTAGTTCCATTCTGTCTTCGGATAATCTTGGACAAGTAGGAGGGCCTGTACCTCCACCTCCTCCTTTACCTATATCATCTTCTGCTGGCCAAACGAATTTTCCGCCTCCACCGCCTCCCCCACCCCCGCCGTTTGCCTCAACTGGTTTTGGAGGACCTCCACCACCTCCGCCACTTCCGATGGGAGGACCTCCACCACCCCCGCCGCCTATGATGGGGGGACCTCCACCACCTCCGCCGCCTATGATGGGGGGACCTCCTCCACCTCCGCCGCCTATGATGGGGGGACCTCCACCCCCTCCGCCGCCTCCGATGGGGGGACCTCCTCCACCGCCGATGGGTGGACTTCCTCCCCCTCCGCCGCCCCCTATAGGGGGGTCGGTTCCACCACCTCCCGGGCCTGGAGTACTCGCTTCGCCACCGTCACTTCCAGCTCCACCGAGTGGTGGATGGAATTTCAACAAAACTGTTATTCGAAAG aatccAGTAGATCCTAAACTACCAATGAAGCCTCTATATTGGACGAGAATTTTAATTCCATTCCAACCACCACAAGCAGTGGCGATATCAAGCGTATCTGACGGCAA CAAATCACTGTGGGATGGACTGGAAGAGATCGCTCCCGATAACTGGGACGATTTCTCCGATTTATTTTCACGACAAGTTGTCGTTGCGAAGCCAGTGAAACCGAAAGCGGAGACGAAACCAGTGAAACAGCAAACTGTCAAAA TTTTGGATAATAAGCGGTCACAAATGGTTGGTATTTTAATATCAAGTCGCCACTTAGATGTCCAAGAGGTGGAAAGTGCTGTGTACAACCTAGACACTTCTGTGATTGATCTTGAAACTCTTCAAAAGATCTTTGAATTAAGAGCTACTGAAGATGAATTAGCCACCATGCGTCTAACATTGGAACAGCAGCCAGAGGCTGTTATGGACAAGCCAGAAAATTTCTTACTCGAATTGGCCAATATTCCTAGTTTCTCAGAGCGGGTAGCATGCTTCATGTTTCAAAATAGCTTTTACGAAATACTAGCAACTATCACGAATCCACTCAACAATCTTAAG CTTATCTGTGAAAAACTGATGACGAGTGTCGAGGTGTCTCGTGTCCTGGGTATTATTCTGGCTTTAGGAAATTACATGAACGGTGGCAACCGTCAGCGGGGACAAGCTGATGGTTTTGCAATTGATATTCTTCCCAAAATTAAAGATGTTAAAAGCAAAGACAATACGCTCACCTTGATTTTCTACGTTGTTAAAGTCTATATTCAG AAATTTGACGAGAAAGCTGGAACAAGTGATGCTCGCATGCCATTACCAGAACCCACGGATTTAGATAAAGCAGGACACCTGAAATTTGAGGAGCTAGAAGCTAGTCTGAGGCAGTtgaataaagaaattgaag GTGTTGAACAAAAAGCGAACCAAGTAATAGCAGCTTCTGAAGAAATACATTTAGAACcgttcaaagaaaaaatggaatctttttttgtacaaG CAAAAAAATCACTttcggaagaagaagagaatttGATAGAATGCAAACAAAG ATTTGAAGCCGTATTGAAATATTTCAAGTTTACACCAAAAAAGAATTCGGAGCTTGATCCAAAGGATTTCTTTGGCCTGTGGTCAACTTTTGCCTCGGACTTTAAAGATGTTTGGAATCGTGAACAGCAACgaattttcaaagaaaa TTTGGATAAAGCAAAACAAGTCGTTAAACAGAAGAAACTACAAGCTAGCTCAAGTTATGCGAAATCAAAAACTGACGAAGGCACATTG AAAGCAAGACTACTAagtcgaaaaaagaaatga
- the LOC116928990 gene encoding protein Dr1 isoform X2 produces the protein MAEAVPEEELTIPRAAMNKMIKEIVPSVRVANEARELILNCCSEFIHLLASEANEICTQQQKKTINAEHILGALDRLGFNDYRTDAEAVLKDCKAVAAKRRRQSTRLENLGIPEEELLRQQQELFAKAREEQAAAEQQQWLQLQAEAQMSLQQQQHGDALLNSEDGEYS, from the exons ATGGCAGAAGCTGTACCAGAAGAAGAATTGACCATTCCAAGAGCAGCTATGAACAAAATGATAAAGGAGATTGTACCCAGTGTCCGAGTTGCTAATGAAGCCAGAGAGCTGATTCTGAATTGCTGCTCAGAATTCATTCACCTTTTGGCCTCAGAGGCCAATGAAATCTGTActcaacaacagaaaaagacTATAAATGCAGAGCACATCCTTGGAG CATTGGATAGACTAGGGTTCAATGATTACCGCACTGATGCTGAGGCAGTTTTAAAAGATTGTAAAGCTGTTGCTGCCAAGAGAAGACGTCAAAGTACAAGGCTGGAAAATCTAGGAATTCCAGAAGAAGAACTATTGAGGCA GCAGCAGGAATTGTTTGCAAAAGCTAGAGAAGAACAAGCTGCTGCTGAACAACAGCAATGGCTCCAGCTTCAAGCTGAGGCCCAAATGTCCttacagcagcaacaacatgGGGATGCTCTATTAAATTCAGAAGATGGAGAatattcttaa
- the LOC116928986 gene encoding formin-2 isoform X2: MGNKSSINKAKVRLNLNPRLGTETQELHRVPQAIAPNELSNNSGPSSTPQVPADTGDQQEQQQSIIVRSSSKVVIEKSTTSETLYADVDEPEEAEDPSSYQDVVHHQTWTCEENLLIVSETSDSINVPDLPLDSNTGTETCSLREVYDIENAGTLSLSSGFEQQTSDNIGLDADTSSYATELCTRSNEIVQSKIKDKFKQLDKQFSTTPEKSACPITYQQHFTRGQLDYLALEIPNLILHCTIAIKYHILSIYARENKSASTSKIGIEMPDMIHLGGSSSGHNNSATRSTNMANNGQPFTLTRHKKVEIPATSILSHAQNVARREPSDLGIPYPSASAEKESNVLRKVASLTYDLAMEQKQQVSSPRGRSALERHDLNALENFEGQMLVSNLLSSIDEDHYLRLLISSHDLRLLMGHFVNYLLNIGIICPLEDGQICDKFTVDRMYRWGRPDANSKGTPRAKEDYLPIQEHLAAFQQARLEHDAELKRIQADFRNKIKELEETIATLKKEVLVLKNRPTLEPPPYVPPPSPYSLSAPPPPPPPPPMGFSSPTYGRRPAGDAPPPPPLPPSSILSSDNLGQVGGPVPPPPPLPISSSAGQTNFPPPPPPPPPPFASTGFGGPPPPPPLPMGGPPPPPPPMMGGPPPPPPPMMGGPPPPPPPMMGGPPPPPPPPMGGPPPPPMGGLPPPPPPPIGGSVPPPPGPGVLASPPSLPAPPSGGWNFNKTVIRKNPVDPKLPMKPLYWTRILIPFQPPQAVAISSVSDGNKSLWDGLEEIAPDNWDDFSDLFSRQVVVAKPVKPKAETKPVKQQTVKILDNKRSQMVGILISSRHLDVQEVESAVYNLDTSVIDLETLQKIFELRATEDELATMRLTLEQQPEAVMDKPENFLLELANIPSFSERVACFMFQNSFYEILATITNPLNNLKLICEKLMTSVEVSRVLGIILALGNYMNGGNRQRGQADGFAIDILPKIKDVKSKDNTLTLIFYVVKVYIQKFDEKAGTSDARMPLPEPTDLDKAGHLKFEELEASLRQLNKEIEGVEQKANQVIAASEEIHLEPFKEKMESFFVQAKKSLSEEEENLIECKQRFEAVLKYFKFTPKKNSELDPKDFFGLWSTFASDFKDVWNREQQRIFKENLDKAKQVVKQKKLQASSSYAKSKTDEGTLKARLLSRKKK; encoded by the exons ATGGGCAACAAAAGTAGCATTAATAAAGCCAAGGTACGGCTTAATTTGAATCCGCGGCTTGGAACCGAAACTCAGGAACTTCACCGAGTGCCGCAGGCTATTGCCCCAAATGAGCTTTCGAACAACAGCGGCCCGTCGTCTACACCGCAAGTTCCAGCGGACACAGGAGATcaacaagaacaacaacagAGCATTATAGTTCGTTCGTCATCCAAAGTTGTTATTGAAAAATCTACAACATCAGAAACTCTTTACGCCGATGTAGACGAGCCAGAAGAAGCAGAAGATCCTTCAAGTTACCAAGACGTCGTTCATCACCAGACCTGGACCTGCGAAGAAAATTTACTGATTGTGTCAGAGACATCGGATAGTATTAATGTCCCTGATCTTCCTTTGGACAGCAATACCGGAACCGAAACATGTAGTTTGAGAGAAGTCTATGACATTGAAAATGCTGGAACTCTTTCATTGTCAAGTGGTTTTGAACAACAAACAAGTGATAATATTGGATTGGATGCTGATACTTCGTCATATGCAACAGAGCTTTGTACAAGGTCAAATGAAATAGTACAATCCAAAATAAAGGACAAGTTCAAGCAACTTGACAAGCAATTTTCTACCACTCCAGAAAAGAGTGCATGCCCCATAACTTATCAGCAACATTTTACAAGAGGGCAGCTGGACTATCTTGCACTCGAAATCCCCAACCTGATACTTCATTGCACGATTGCAATAAAATATCATATTCTCTCAATCTATGccagagaaaacaaatca GCAAGCACTTCAAAGATTGGAATTGAGATGCCTGATATGATCCATCTTGGAGGTTCTTCATCAGGACATAACAACAGTGCTACCAGATCTACTAACATGGCAAATAATGGGCAGCCATTTACTCTTACAAGACATAAGAAGGTAGAAATTCCAGCCACTTCCATCCTAAGCCACGCGCAAAATGTGGCTAGACGAGAACCAAGTgatcttggaattccatatcCATCAG CATCTGCAGAAAAGGAGTCCAATGTATTACGGAAGGTTGCAAGCCTCACTTATGACTTGGCTATGGAACAAAAGCAGCAAGTTAGTTCACCGAGAGGGCGGTCTGCTCTCGAAAGACATGATCTCAATGCCTTAGAAAATTTTGAAG GGCAAATGCTGGTATCAAACCTGCTATCTTCTATTGATGAAGATCATTATTTAAGGCTTCTTATTAGCAGCCATGACCTGCGACTGCTGATGGGCCACTTTGTAAATTATTTATTGAACATCGGCATCATTTGCCCTTTGGAAGATGGGCAAATTTGTGACAAATTTACG GTGGACCGAATGTATAGATGGGGCCGACCTGATGCGAACAGCAAAGGAACACCTCGAGCCAAAGAAGATTACTTACCGATACAAGAACATTTGGCAGCTTTCCAACAGGCGCGACTAGAGCATGACGCAGAACTCAAACGGATACAAGCTGATTTTCGTAATAAGATAAAAGAACTGGAGGAAACGATTGCTACCTTAAAGAAAGAAGTGTTAGTCCTCAAAAATCGACCAACTCTTGAACCACCTCCTTATGTTCCGCCGCCTAGTCCTTACTCTTTAAGTGCTCCGCCGCCACCACCACCGCCACCTCCAATGGGATTTTCTTCTCCGACATACGGCAGAAGACCAGCAGGGGATGCACCTCCACCTCCACCATTACCACCTAGTTCCATTCTGTCTTCGGATAATCTTGGACAAGTAGGAGGGCCTGTACCTCCACCTCCTCCTTTACCTATATCATCTTCTGCTGGCCAAACGAATTTTCCGCCTCCACCGCCTCCCCCACCCCCGCCGTTTGCCTCAACTGGTTTTGGAGGACCTCCACCACCTCCGCCACTTCCGATGGGAGGACCTCCACCACCCCCGCCGCCTATGATGGGGGGACCTCCACCACCTCCGCCGCCTATGATGGGGGGACCTCCTCCACCTCCGCCGCCTATGATGGGGGGACCTCCACCCCCTCCGCCGCCTCCGATGGGGGGACCTCCTCCACCGCCGATGGGTGGACTTCCTCCCCCTCCGCCGCCCCCTATAGGGGGGTCGGTTCCACCACCTCCCGGGCCTGGAGTACTCGCTTCGCCACCGTCACTTCCAGCTCCACCGAGTGGTGGATGGAATTTCAACAAAACTGTTATTCGAAAG aatccAGTAGATCCTAAACTACCAATGAAGCCTCTATATTGGACGAGAATTTTAATTCCATTCCAACCACCACAAGCAGTGGCGATATCAAGCGTATCTGACGGCAA CAAATCACTGTGGGATGGACTGGAAGAGATCGCTCCCGATAACTGGGACGATTTCTCCGATTTATTTTCACGACAAGTTGTCGTTGCGAAGCCAGTGAAACCGAAAGCGGAGACGAAACCAGTGAAACAGCAAACTGTCAAAA TTTTGGATAATAAGCGGTCACAAATGGTTGGTATTTTAATATCAAGTCGCCACTTAGATGTCCAAGAGGTGGAAAGTGCTGTGTACAACCTAGACACTTCTGTGATTGATCTTGAAACTCTTCAAAAGATCTTTGAATTAAGAGCTACTGAAGATGAATTAGCCACCATGCGTCTAACATTGGAACAGCAGCCAGAGGCTGTTATGGACAAGCCAGAAAATTTCTTACTCGAATTGGCCAATATTCCTAGTTTCTCAGAGCGGGTAGCATGCTTCATGTTTCAAAATAGCTTTTACGAAATACTAGCAACTATCACGAATCCACTCAACAATCTTAAG CTTATCTGTGAAAAACTGATGACGAGTGTCGAGGTGTCTCGTGTCCTGGGTATTATTCTGGCTTTAGGAAATTACATGAACGGTGGCAACCGTCAGCGGGGACAAGCTGATGGTTTTGCAATTGATATTCTTCCCAAAATTAAAGATGTTAAAAGCAAAGACAATACGCTCACCTTGATTTTCTACGTTGTTAAAGTCTATATTCAG AAATTTGACGAGAAAGCTGGAACAAGTGATGCTCGCATGCCATTACCAGAACCCACGGATTTAGATAAAGCAGGACACCTGAAATTTGAGGAGCTAGAAGCTAGTCTGAGGCAGTtgaataaagaaattgaag GTGTTGAACAAAAAGCGAACCAAGTAATAGCAGCTTCTGAAGAAATACATTTAGAACcgttcaaagaaaaaatggaatctttttttgtacaaG CAAAAAAATCACTttcggaagaagaagagaatttGATAGAATGCAAACAAAG ATTTGAAGCCGTATTGAAATATTTCAAGTTTACACCAAAAAAGAATTCGGAGCTTGATCCAAAGGATTTCTTTGGCCTGTGGTCAACTTTTGCCTCGGACTTTAAAGATGTTTGGAATCGTGAACAGCAACgaattttcaaagaaaa TTTGGATAAAGCAAAACAAGTCGTTAAACAGAAGAAACTACAAGCTAGCTCAAGTTATGCGAAATCAAAAACTGACGAAGGCACATTG AAAGCAAGACTACTAagtcgaaaaaagaaatga
- the LOC116928988 gene encoding oligoribonuclease, mitochondrial has translation MPKVSFRLMFTKHLRLVSYNLCRRTMAKTTLATKHRIIWMDLEMTGLDDTKDKILEAACLVTDGDLNLVAEGPNLIIYQPDTVLDAMGEWCKKTHRESGLTEACRNSKISIEDAQEQILNFVELHTNPGECPLAGNSIGEDKRFLHRYMPKLVNHLHYRIIDVSTIKELGKRWYPDAMKNVPKKSLNHRAMEDIKESLAELCFYKANLLK, from the exons atgcCTAAAGTGTCATTCAGACTGATGTTCACAAAACACCTGAGATTAGTTTCTTATAATTTGTGCAGGCGAACAATGGCGAAAACAACTCTTGCTACTAAACACAGAATCATATGGATGGATCTAGAG ATGACGGGATTGGATGACACCAAAGACAAAATTCTTGAAGCTGCATGTCTTGTTACTGATGGAGATCTGAATCTTGTTGCTGAAGGTCCAAATCTTATAATATATCAACCCGACACAGTGTTAGATGCAATGGGAGAATGGTGCAAAAAAACACATCGAGAG TCTGGTCTTACTGAAGCATGTAGGAACAGTAAGATAAGCATTGAAGATGCTCAGGAAcagattttaaattttgttgaGCTTCATACAAACCCAGGTGAATGTCCATTGGCTGGGAATTCAATTGGGGAAGACAAACGTTTTCTTCACAGGTATATGCCCAAACTGGTAAACCACCTCCATTATCGTATAATAGATGTTTCAACAATCAAGGAGCTTGGGAA GAGGTGGTACCCAGATGCTATGAAAAATGTGCCAAAAAAATCTCTAAATCACAGAGCCATGGAAGACATCAAGGAAAGCCTAGCAGAACTGTGCTTTTACAAAGCAAAtcttttgaaataa